In Acidobacteriota bacterium, the following proteins share a genomic window:
- a CDS encoding response regulator, which translates to MTRPGDARQEIQALRERISTLSGAILRISATLDLDTVLAEVVESARTLTGARYGVIATVDEARAPTRESVFSGFTPEEERELAAWPDSGRLFEHLCHLPGPLRLTDLAGYVRALGIAPARMFSRTFQGTPMRHRGTDVGHFFLAEKADGEEFTDDDQEVLTLFASQAAAAITNARTHRSERRARADLEALVETSPVGVVVMDARAGRPVSFNREARRIVDSLRTPGRPPEHLLEVVSVRRADGREVSLAEIPLEQTLSTGETVRAEEVVLSVPDGRSVRTLINATPIRAEGGEIGSVVVTLQDLAPLDEIERMRTEFLGLVGHELRAPLLAIKGSADAGLEEEAELDPAEIREFFRIIAEQAGHMRGLIRDLLDAGRIDAGTLSVAAEPSEVAALVERARSTFLSGGGRHAVLVDLPAGLPPVMADRRRIVQVLNNLFANAARHAPESTPIRVAAVREDAHVAVSISDEGSGVAPELLPHLFSKHSGGRPGATAGHGLGLAISKGLVEAHGGRIRAESPGAGHGATFTFTVPVAGEAGAAAADRATAAAPAPEPGEPLRILVVDDDPRALRFVRDALSEAGYAPLVTGAAHDLPRIIRTERPRLVLLDLMLPDADGIELMGQVPELADLPVIFISGYRRDETVARALEAGAADYLVKPFSPTELVARVRAALRRREQPEPFVVGELAIDNGRRRVTVGGEAVDLTAKEYELLRLLSLDAGRVVTFETLLRRVWGKPESTATNLVRNFVRNLRRKLGESASSPAYLLNERGVGYRMAKPAGR; encoded by the coding sequence TTGACACGGCCCGGCGATGCGCGGCAGGAGATCCAGGCGCTGCGCGAGCGCATCTCCACGCTGAGCGGGGCCATCCTGCGCATCAGCGCCACGCTCGACCTCGACACCGTGCTCGCCGAGGTGGTCGAGAGCGCCCGCACGCTCACCGGCGCCCGCTACGGGGTCATCGCCACCGTCGACGAGGCGCGCGCGCCCACCCGGGAGTCGGTGTTCTCCGGCTTCACGCCCGAGGAGGAGCGGGAGCTGGCCGCCTGGCCCGACAGCGGCCGCCTGTTCGAGCACCTTTGCCACCTGCCGGGGCCGCTGCGGCTCACGGACCTGGCCGGCTACGTCCGCGCGCTCGGCATCGCGCCCGCGCGGATGTTCTCAAGGACCTTCCAGGGCACGCCGATGCGCCACCGGGGCACCGACGTCGGCCACTTCTTCCTCGCCGAGAAGGCCGACGGCGAGGAGTTCACCGACGACGACCAGGAGGTGCTGACGCTGTTCGCGTCCCAGGCCGCCGCCGCGATCACCAACGCGCGGACGCACCGCAGCGAGCGGCGCGCGCGGGCCGACCTCGAGGCCCTGGTCGAGACCTCGCCGGTCGGCGTCGTGGTCATGGACGCCCGCGCCGGCCGGCCGGTCTCGTTCAACCGCGAGGCCCGGCGCATCGTCGACAGCCTGCGGACGCCCGGCCGTCCGCCCGAGCACCTCCTGGAGGTGGTCTCGGTCCGCCGCGCCGACGGGCGGGAGGTGTCACTGGCCGAGATTCCCCTGGAGCAGACGCTCAGCACCGGCGAAACGGTGCGCGCCGAGGAGGTGGTGCTCTCGGTCCCGGACGGGCGCAGCGTCAGGACGCTCATCAACGCCACGCCGATCCGGGCGGAAGGCGGCGAGATCGGCTCGGTGGTGGTGACCCTGCAGGACCTGGCGCCGCTCGACGAGATCGAGCGGATGCGGACCGAGTTCCTGGGCTTGGTGGGCCACGAGCTGCGCGCCCCGCTGCTCGCCATCAAGGGCTCGGCCGACGCGGGGCTGGAGGAAGAGGCCGAGCTCGACCCGGCCGAGATCCGCGAGTTCTTCCGCATCATCGCCGAGCAGGCCGGCCACATGCGGGGCCTCATCCGCGACCTGCTCGACGCGGGGCGCATCGACGCGGGCACGCTCTCGGTCGCGGCGGAGCCCTCGGAGGTGGCCGCGCTGGTCGAGCGGGCGCGCAGCACGTTCCTGAGCGGCGGCGGCCGGCACGCCGTCCTCGTCGACCTGCCGGCCGGCCTGCCCCCCGTGATGGCCGACCGCCGGCGCATCGTGCAGGTGCTCAACAACCTGTTCGCCAACGCCGCGCGGCACGCGCCCGAGTCGACCCCGATCCGGGTGGCGGCCGTGCGCGAGGACGCGCACGTCGCCGTCTCGATCTCCGACGAGGGGAGCGGGGTGGCGCCCGAACTGCTCCCGCACCTGTTCAGCAAGCACTCCGGCGGCAGGCCGGGCGCGACGGCGGGCCACGGCCTCGGGCTCGCCATCTCGAAGGGGCTCGTCGAGGCGCACGGCGGCCGCATCCGGGCCGAGAGCCCCGGCGCCGGCCACGGCGCCACGTTCACCTTCACCGTCCCGGTGGCCGGCGAGGCCGGCGCGGCGGCGGCCGATCGCGCAACCGCCGCGGCGCCCGCGCCGGAACCCGGCGAGCCGTTGCGCATCCTGGTGGTGGACGACGACCCGCGGGCGCTTCGCTTCGTCCGCGACGCGCTCTCGGAGGCCGGCTACGCCCCGCTGGTGACCGGCGCGGCCCACGACCTGCCGCGCATCATCCGTACCGAGAGGCCGCGGCTGGTGCTGCTCGACCTGATGCTGCCCGACGCCGACGGCATCGAGCTGATGGGGCAGGTTCCCGAGCTGGCCGACCTGCCGGTCATCTTCATCTCCGGCTACCGCCGCGACGAGACCGTCGCCAGGGCGCTCGAGGCTGGGGCGGCCGACTACCTCGTCAAGCCCTTCTCGCCGACCGAGCTGGTCGCCCGGGTCCGGGCGGCGCTAAGGCGCCGCGAGCAGCCCGAGCCGTTCGTCGTCGGAGAGCTCGCCATCGACAACGGCCGGCGCCGGGTGACGGTCGGCGGGGAGGCGGTCGACCTCACCGCCAAGGAGTACGAGCTGCTGCGCCTGCTCTCGCTCGACGCGGGACGGGTCGTGACCTTCGAGACGCTGCTGCGGCGGGTCTGGGGCAAGCCGGAGAGCACCGCCACGAACCTCGTGCGCAATTTCGTCAGGAACCTGCGGCGCAAGCTCGGCGAGAGCGCGTCCAGCCCCGCCTACCTGCTGAACGAGCGCGGCGTCGGCTACCGCATGGCGAAGCCGGCAGGCCGATAG